Genomic window (Nitrospirales bacterium LBB_01):
TATCAGGCGTTAGTATATAGCGCCCTATAACGGCAAGCCTTGACGGCGCCTCTTCCACCTTTGGTTTTTCTACAAGGCCGTTGATTTTATATAACTGCCCGGAAACAAGCTCTCCTGATATAACGCCATACATTGAGACATCTTCAAGCGGTACCTCCTGAAGGGCTATTACCGGCGACTTATATTGTTCATATATGGCTATCATATCGGCAAGAAGCGTATCGTCGGGATCTATAATATCATCACCCAAAAGCACGGCAAAAGGCTCGTCCTTAACAAAAGCCTTAGCACAGTTTATAGCATCGCCAAGCCCAAGCGGCTTGCTCTGTCTTATAAAAGCAAAGTTAAGATCGTTTTGAATATTTAGTTCCGGTATGTGTGCTTCTTTGCCTTTTATTCGGAGAGTTTCTTCAAGCTCGCAGTTGTAGTCAAAGTGGTCTTCTATGGCCCGCTTGTTCCTGCCGGTAATGACTATAAACTCATCTATATTACACCTGACACATTCCTCCACAGAATACTGTATCAGTGGTTTATCCACTATAGGAAGCATCTCCTTAGGCGAGGCTTTAGTCACAGGCAAAAACCTTGTGCCTAAACCCGCTGCCGGCAATATTGCCTTTTTCAACATTTAGTACTGTAACAAAAGTATAATTGTTTTGTAAATACTTTTTTTTGTCAGAAAATTATAAAAAATGCTACAATAACCTTGTGTGAGTCTATAAACACATGACATGACTCAAACATTATCTTTATCTAAGGTGGGAGGAACTGAGCAACAGATGCCAGTGGCTGAAAGAGCAGAAGACAATCAGTTTAAAAGAGCATCGCTGACCGATAAGGAATTCCGGAGGCTGGGTGATTTTGTTCACTCAGAGGTTGGAATCAAAATGCCTGATATAAAAAAAACCATGCTTGAGGCCCGTCTGCAGAAAAGACTAAAAGCGCTTGGGTTTGACACTTTTAACCAGTACATAGAGTATGTGTTTAGCCCTAAGGGGCGCGATGCTGAAATTATAAATTTTATAGACGTTGTCACAACAAATAAGACCGATTTTTTCAGAGAGCCCAACCACTTTGAATACCTGACCTCAACCGCCCTGCCGACTCTCATCAGAACCCATGGTGCAGGCGTAAGGCGAAAACTTATGGTCTGGAGCGCTGGGTGCTCTACCGGAGAAGAGCCCTACACGCTCACTATGGTTCTTGATAACTATGGGCTTAAGCAATACAACGGGGTGTTCAGTTTTACGTTGATAGCGACGGATATTTCCTCACGAGTGCTTGAAAAAGCCCAAAGCGGCGTGTATGAAGAGGAAAAAGTAGCTCCCATACCTATGGAGATGAAAAAGCGGTATCTGTTACGAAGCAAAGACAGGAGCAAAAAAATTGTGAAAATAGTGCCTGAGCTAAGGTCTATGATAAAGTTTCGCCGTCTTAATTTCATGGAAGGGGATTTTGGATTCAGAGAAGAGATGGATATAATTTTTTGCAGAAATGTGGTTATATATTTTGATAAACAGACGCAGGAAAAACTTCTGAACAAATTCAGCCGCTATCTGATTCCCGGAGGATATTTGTTTATGGGGCATTCGGAAACTATTGCCGGATTAAAAGTGCCGTTTGTGCAGGTAGCGCCTACCGTTTACAGGGTTGCTCATTGAAGATATCTGAAATACGCCTGCCAATCGTTTTCTTAAAGCCCGGAGAGCTACACATGGGAACAAACCACGTAGCAGTGCACACGGTGCTGGGCTCCTGTGTCTCCGTAACGATGTATAATCCGCATAAGGGACTTGCCGCTATGTGTCACGGGTTGCTTCCTAACTGCGGCTGTGAGTGTGGGAGTTGCCCGGAAAAAATGAAATACGTGGAGTGTTCCATAGTGCATATGATAAATTGGTTTTACAAAGCAGGAGTTGATAAGTCTCAGATAGAAACTAAAGTGTTTGGCGGCGGTGATGTGCTTGATAAAGGGCATTGCGTTAACGCTCTCCCTCCTGAAAGGCAAAGACTGAGTGTTGGTAGCCAAAACATAAAAGCTGCATTAAAAGTGCTTGATGAGGCCGGTTTTAAGATAAGCGCTAAAGATGTCGGGGGCAATTTAGGCAGAAAGATGTTTTTCTTTACAGATAACGGCGAGGTCTTACTACGGAAAATTAAAAAGACCTGTACTTCAAGCCAAAAGCAGATGGCTTATTAAGCATAATGGAGCGTATGTGGGCTTAGGCTTCGTATCAAAGAAAATAAAAGTGTTGATTGTCGATGATTCGGCAGTGGTAAGACAGACACTTTTGACAATACTGTCTTCAGATCCAATGATTGAGGTTATAGGCACGGCATCGGATCCGTATGCTGCGGTAAATAAGATACATGAGTCCCCGCCTGATGTAATCACACTTGACGTAGAAATGCCGCGGATGGATGGGATAACGTTCCTTAAAAAAATAATGACTCAGAATCCGATACCTGTCGTTATGTGTTCAACCCTTACAGACAGAGGCTCAGAGACAGCGCTTAAGGCTCTTGAGTATGGGGCAGTGGATATAATAAGTAAGCCGCGTGTGGGCACTAAGCAGTTTTTAGAGGATTCGCGCGTACAGATATGTGACACAATAAAGGCAGCGGCGTCATCGCGCTTAAGAAAGATATCTCCCATAGATCAAAAGGTAGCGCCAAAACTTACGGCTGACGCCGTAATTTCAAAAGCGCCCTCACAGGCTATGATTCAAACTACGGAAAAAGTGGTCATCGTGGGGGCCTCAACTGGAGGCACAGAGGCGTTAAAGGTATTTTTAGAGGATTTCCCTATGGATTGCCCCGGCATAGTTATAGTACAGCACATGCCTGAGCATTTTACGGCGGCTTTTGCAAGACGTTTGGACAGTATATGCACAATAAACGTCAAAGAGGCATCGGATAATGACTCCGTGATAAGAGGCAGGGCATTGATTGCTCCCGGCAACAAGCACACTATGATAAAGCGAAGCGGTGCGCGGTACTACGTTGAAGTTAAAGACGGCCCGCTTGTCAGCAGACACAGACCATCTGTGGATGTATTATTCCGGTCAGCCTCGCGTTATGCCGGTAAAAACGCAGTTGGAGTTATAATGACCGGTATGGGGGATGACGGAGCGCGCGGAATGATGGAGATGAAAGAGTCAGGGGCTTTCAATATTGCTCAGGATGAGGCCTCCTGCATAGTGTTTGGAATGCCGAATGAGGCTATTAAGCATGGCGGTGTTGATAAGGTTCTCCCTCTGGACAGGATTGCAAGAGAGGTTATAAGAATATGCGGTTAGAGCGCATCATCACACTTTGTTTTCATTAGCGCTGACACGATTTATTTCTTACTGTTCGTTGATTATCAAACCGTTATAGTTGCCTATCGTCACGATACTAAAGCCGCTATTATTAGCAATGCTAAGGTTCCGACAATTTTAAAAATTATAATTATTCCTTTTGCAGCAATATCAAAAAAAGAAGTTCCATCTTGACTTCTGTATATGTCAGGAATATACTAAATTAGATGGATATTTTTAATCTTCTTAATGAATGCAGAGGGTTTGAGTGGGATGCGCACAATGCTGAGAAGAATCGGCAAAAACACCGTGTTATACCTCCTGAATGTGAACAGGTATTTCTTAATCGCCCACTGGTGGTTGCAGATGATGAAAAACATTCCGAAAAGGAAAAACGGCTCTATGCCCTCGGACACACGGATACTGACAGAATGCTCTTTATTGTATTTACAATCCGTTTGGATAAAATCCGAGTTATCTCGGCAAGGGACATGAGTGATAAAGAAAGGAGGGTGTATCAATCACATGAATAAGAACATCCCAGATTTTGCAACAGAAGACGAGGAAAGGGCATTCTGGAACACCCATGATTCCAGCGATTTTGTTGATTGGAAAAAGGCAAAACAGATTGTACTATCTGAGCTAAAGCCCACGCTTAGAACCATATCGCTCAGGCTTCCGGAATCTATGATTGCTGAGTTGAAACTTCTTGCCCATAAAAAAGATGTGCCCTACCAGGCGCTCCTTAAGATGTTTCTGTCGGAAAAGATAGCCGAGGAACTCAAGGTTCACTAAATGAGAGAAATCTATACAAAAAATGAGTTTAAAGCATTCAGAGAAATTCTCAGAAGAAGGGCTTTGGGGACTAACTCTGACCTTGCGGGAGAGGGGAATCCCCTTCAGGGGACAGTCAGCGAGATTATAAAAAACATACGTGATAGAGGCGATAGTGCATTAAGACAATATACGCAGCAATTTGACAAGGTAGAGCTTAATGAGCTAAGGATACCGGAAAGCGTAATAGAGCAAAGCGCACAAACCGTTGAACCAAAAATTGTAAAAGCCCTGAAACTTTCCATGGAACGGATACGTCGTTTTCACAAAAGGCAGCTTGAAAAGAGCTGGAGATACTCGTATAAAGGAGCGGAACTGGGGCAGTTAATCAGACCTCTTGAGCGTGTGGGAGTTTACGTGCCGGGAGGCAAGGCATCGTATCCCTCAACGGTGCTGATGAACGTCATACCAGCTCAGACGGCAGGAGTGAAAGAGATTGCCCTATGTGTGCCAACCCCTCAAGGGGAGCTAAACCCCTACGTTATGAGAGCTATTTGGGAACTGGGAATAACTGAGGTTTATCCGGTAGGGGGAGCACAAGCGGTTGCGGCTATGGCTTATGGCACAGAAAGCATAAAAAAGGTCGATAAAATCACAGGCCCCGGAAACATGTACGTAGCTGAGGCTAAAAAGCAGGTTTTCGGTGTGGTTGATATAGATATGATAGCAGGCCCCTCAGAGATTCTCATAGTCTCCGATGACTCTGGAGACCCTGAGTTTATAGCGGCTGATTTACTCAGTCAGGCAGAGCACGATGAGATGGCATCATCTGTGCTGATAACAACTTCAAAAACAATGCTTGCCTCTGTTAAAAAAATGTTGAAAAGTAAACTTGAAATGCTGCAAAGAGAAAATATAGCGCAGATATCACTTAACAATTTTGGAGCAATGGTTTATGCTGAAAGCATTGAACAGGCTTTTGAGTACTCTAATGAGATAGCGCCGGAACACTTGGAGATAATGGTGGAAAATCCTGACGAGTGTGTCAGTTTGGTGAAAAATGCGGGAGCCGTATTTATTGGAAACTATTCAACAGAACCGCTTGGCGATTACTGTGCTGGACCAAATCATACGCTTCCCACAAACGGCACATCTCGGTTTTTCTCACCACTTGGCGTTTATGATTTTATAAAACGAACGAGTTATATAAATTTTTCAGAGGCAGGCTTTTTAAACATTGCAGATGCCGTCTTCGATTTGGCCTCATGCGAGGGACTTCACGGTCATGCCGACTCAGTGATGGTTAGATTAAAACGCCTTAAGGGAAAGCAGCAATAGATTATTTACTAAAAATCAAAACAAATTTTGAAAATATCTCCTCCTGAAAATGGTGCAGCATTTGTTCTTTCATAAGTTTCAGGGCTTCAAATGGGCTCATAGCCTGCTTATAAGAGCGCTCGGCGGTGATAGCGTCAAACACATCCGAGATACAGCCGATTCTGCCATAAGGGTGGATTTCGTCCTTTTTCAACCTGAGAGGATATCCGGTTCCGTCCTCTCTTTCATGATGCTGCATTACGATAATTTTACACTCCTCGCTTAATTGATCAGCCTCTTTAAGTATCTTGTACCCTTGATAAGGATGAGTTCGCATCTTAAACATCTCGTCATCGGTAAGACGGCCGGGTTTGTTGATTATCTCAGGGGGTACTTTGGTTTTACCGATGTCATGAAGAAAAAACCCTGCGCCAAGTTCGTGCATATCATGAGCGTCTGAGTTTTTAAAAATTTCCTTAGATACCATTATTGACAGTATTCCAACATTTACCGAGTGCGTATAGGTGTAGTAGTCGTGCGAGGTAATATTAAGCAGGTAACCTGAGGTCTCAGGTTCCCTAAGAATCAAATCAACCAAATCAGAGACAACATCTTTTGATGTCTTAATGTTTTCAGCCGTTGGGCTTTCAAGCAGTTTTCCCATCATCCGAAGGGATGCGTCGTAAACTCGTTTTGCTTTTTCCTCTTTAGGCATTTTTGTGTCTCTTATGGCTTCTTTAAGATCATCCGGCATTAGTTTATCTGGCTGCCACGTATCTGGCGGTGTCAGATTTTTATCGGAATGGCTGATGTTTTCCACATTTTCTATCTTTAAGATGCCCTTATCGGTATCTATGACAACATCTTTGATTTTGTTTTTGATTATCTGCTCAATCTGGCTTTCGTGTGTTATTACAAATTCATTTTTAATAAACGGATGTTTAAACCATGACTCAGAAATTTTGATATACATTCCGATTTTAAGCTCTTTTGCTTTGATTGTTTTAAGCATCTCTTATTCCTCCAACCACTTTACCTGTACAAAGGCTTCTATGTCTCTAACTCATATTGCTAACACTATTGTAACACGTTGAGTCGTCTTGATTCTGTATTATATTTCATTAAAACTAATTGCTACTATCTGCCTAAAAACCTCATCAGTGCATTAATAACAACCAGTGGATGCGGCGGACAGCCTGCAATATATAAATTGGGGTTGATTTTGTTTAGAAATGTCCTGTCTATAGCTTGTGAACCGGCAAATATCCCGCCGCTTAGGGCACACGTGCCTACAAGGATTAAAACTTTTGGCTCAGGGATTGTGCGATAGGTCTCTTCAAGTGCATGTGTCATATTCCTTGTAATCGGCCCCGTTACAACGAGAGCATCAGCGTGAAGCGGCGACGTTACAAATTCTATCCCAAACCGCCCTATGTCAAAGTTAACGCTTGAAAGCGCATTTAACTCAAGCTCACAGCCGTTACATCCGCCCGCCGATACTGAGCGTAGCTTAAACGATTTATTAAATAACTTTACAATATGTTTATCTGGTACTATAACAGGCTCTCTGTGCCCAGAGCTTATCACAAGGTCTTTTAAATCGGTTGAGGCTAAATCAGTCTGATTTGTAAAACGTATGATACCTTCTGGGCAAACCCTTGAACACTCAGGACATAGTATGCACTTTGATAAATCTATCGTTATAGGATTATACGTTATTGCCGACACAGGACACACATCCATACACCTGTAGCAGGCATTAGCGCACTTACCATCCGATATCTTTGGCAGCCCTCTGAAATTATCCGGCGGCAGCGCCATATCCTTAATGCTCCGAAAACCCTGATTTAATTTCGTCTTTATCGCACTAAACATTAATTATCTGCTCCGTCCATTTCTATAAATCATGCCCGCTGAATGATAAGTCAAAACTCCTGTTACACAATGGAAAATCAGAAATTCCATTTCCTCTCATGGCAAGTGTGAGAGCTATCCAGTTATGAAATGAGGGGTCTGTTACGCGGTAGTGCAGAAGCTCGCTGTTGCGCCCTGTCATTGCCGCATGTGTCAGTCCTCCGCGCCATCCCTCCACTATAGTAACCACAAAGGAATCTGCCTTCATAAGCCGTGTCTCCTCTTTTATGCTGCCTGTCATAATGCCCATGTTTAGCCATCTGCGCAGAAGTTCAATGGATTGTGCTGTCTCAAGCACCCTAATGCGTGCCCTTGCCGCCACATCCCCTCCCTTTAGCAGCACAGGCTCTATGCTGTCTTTTACATAGACCCCATATGGTTGATCAGCACGGGCGTCAATCGGAAGCCCTGAGGATTTCGCCGCTATTCCCACAAGGCCCGCCCGCCATGCAGCCTCTGTGCTCACTGCCCCCATGTACTCAAGCTGAGACTGCACGCCGGGGTCATTGAAAAAGTATTCGTTTATGATTTCAAAATCTCTGTCAATAGCATCAAATATGCTTAATATCTGCTCACGGCTACGCAGCTCCAAATCGCTTAACACGCCGCCGGGACGAATTAAACCCCGCCCAAAACGGCAGCCGGAAATCAAGAGCATCGTATCCATCACGGTGTTTCTTAGCCGCCCATAAGTTGAAGCTCCCGGCAAAAACCCAATATCAAGCGATATGCCGCTTAACCCCGATAAGTGCATTGCAATACGTTCAAATTCAAGCGCTATTGCGCGTATTATTTCTGCTCTGCCTGACACCCTCACTCCCGACATTGCCTCCATAGCAAGCGCATGTGCCCACACGTGCCCTATCACAGTGTCTCCTGTTATTGACTCTGCAAGCGCTGATTTATTCATTGGGTTTCCGGCTGCAAAGAGCGACTCTACCCCTCTGTGCTGATACCCTGCCTGTATCTCTAAATTAAACACATCCTCGCCGTGACACAAAAACCTGAAATGCCCGGACTCTGTAACTCCGCCATGAACCGGCCCAAGGGCTGTCTCATGAACCTCTCCGCCAGATGAACCATAAAACGGGTAATCGGCAATTGCGCTGCGTGTGCCATAGCCATACCTTACTGGTTTCAGCCACGGATGCCCCACAGGAACCACTCCGTACTCTTCATAGAGGTTTCGTTCAAACAACTGCATGGCAGGCACTGAGTTAGATATGGAATCGTACCTGCCGCCACGCTCTGTCTGCGCTGTAGCTATCGTCAGATGATTTTGTATGTCATCGGATAGGACAGATATGACAGAAATGTTACCGTTTGGAGCCTCATAACCAAAAAACTGAATTATCCTTAAGCCCTGCTGAATTTGAACAACAATTCCCTCCATCATGTCGCTTAGATGCAACACTGGGATTTGCCGCCGCGGGATTGCCACAGTGTTATTTATGGTCAGCCACTTGCTTGTCACAATGATTTAATTGCCTCCTAATATGTACGCAGCGCCGTGTAACAACCAGTTTAACTCAAAAGGAATACTTATTCCGAGTATTATTATAATCAAAAGGAATACCCATTGCGGTAAAAGCGATAGTATTGGTTCTCTAACTGCCTCTTCAGTTTCATCACAGGCTGAGGGTATATCTGACGATAGCACCATCTTAAATACAGATTTAATTATGCCATACGCCGCCGTTGCCGATAGCAAAGTAAAAATGGCAAGCACTACCCATCGGCTGTCTGTCACCATTTGTTTTATAATCATAAGTTCGCTTACGAAAATCCCTGAGGGTGGAATCCCTGTTATAAGCAAAGCTGCGGCAGCCAGTGTGACAGAGCTCTGAGGGATTTTCCTTATTCCCAGACAGATGCCGCTGGTTTTAATTGTGCCGTAAGTGTAAAGAAAATTCCCGCTGGTTAAAAACAGTGTGTGTTTTAGCAGGGAGTGACAAAGTGTGTGAAGCATGGCAGCATATATCGCAAAGCCGCCAAGACCCAACGCAGTTGCAAGCACCCCCATATGCGCTACAGTGGAATAGGCAAGCTTTCTTCTGAAATTATCAACACGAGGGATAAAGACGGCCCCTGTGAGCATTGAGACAAGCCCAAGAGTAAGCAGCAATCCTCGTATAAATGAAATCATCGGAGTTGATGAGAAAATTTGATAGTATCTTAAAATAGCCAGAAATGCAGCGGCTTGCAATGTGCCTGAAAACATAGCAGAGGCAGGTGAGGGAGCCTTAGAGTGGGCATCGGGGAGCCATGTGTGCATGGGAGACAGCCCCATCAGAGTGCCGTAGCCAACAAGAGCAAACGTAAAAGCCATTCCGCCCCAGAGAGGCGATATTATTGATGCATAATTTGAAAGGGTATCAATGCTAAGATTATGCCCTGTCACCTGCTCTGAGGCCTCAATCATAGAAAGCACTCCGATAAAGGAAAGCACAATGCCGACCGAACAGATAAAGAGATGTTTCCACGCCGCCTCAAGAGATTCCTTATCCCTGTGATGCCAGATAAGTGTAGCAGCAGCAAGCGGCACAGCCCCTACAAAGACCCACATAAGTGCCAGGTTTCGGCTTAATACAGCCCCTGTCACAACGGAAAGTAAAAACATCATGGCAGGCGCATACCAGTGGTCATAGAGCTGCGCCTCATCCATTTCCTTTAAGTAGAGGTTGCTATAAACTGCAGAGCCAAGAAATGAAATGTTTACAATGAACAGAAAGACAAAGCCCAACGTATCAGTGCCAAGTAGTTCGCCGTTTCTATAGACGCCGTTATATGGCAGTGTCGTTGATACTGCAAGATTAATCAATGAAACCACAATGAGAGCGCATCTATCCGCCTTTGACGACCTTAACACGGCTGAGAGCATGGCGGCTGCCATAGGCAAAGTGATAATTGCAATTTCTTTAACCACGTGATAGTTCACTTGTATTTTCTTCAACTGTCGCTAACATCTCTTAAACATTAACATTTCTAACGATTTAAGTTCCAGCTAAGGCCGCGCTGAGTATTCTATCAAAGCAAAGATATAATGGTGTGTATGCAATTTGTTTTAATAAGTAGATTTTGGGTTTTATATCCGGCGACATCCCTACCCAAACAAGTGTCCGTTAATTAAACTACCGGCTAAAATCCATAAATCCGGCTCGTTTAAAATCCTCGTCAAAAGAAAAAAATAATTGCATCTCCATTTTTTGCATTACCAAAAAGCTGGTGCAATCGGTAAAAGAATAAATTTTGTCACTGTGTCTTTTAAAATATTCCCACGCTTTTCTCTGCAATTCCTCGTTAAGCCACACAATTTCAATTATATTGCTGCTAAAAATAAACTCTCCCATTTTTACGGCTGTTTCGTGGTTGGTTCTGGTTACACACAAAGTAAGCGCCTCATCAAAAATAAAATTGGTTAAAAGCAGTTTTAACTTTTTTCTCTTGATAATTTCCATTTTAGAACGAGCCTCTAAGTGCATCTCATCCGCTTTATCAAAAAAAGCTACTAATGCGCTGGTATCAACAAAAACTGTAGTCATGTGATTTTAATTATTTATCTGGTTGACCATAAAGATATTTATCGTGGTTTTTTGCCAAATCACCTAATCCGCTGTCCATAATTCCAGCTAATTTAAAGAAAGTATCGTTTTCCCAAACATCGTCATCGTTTAAATCGACAGCTTCCTTTTCAGGGTTCATGATTTCATTGATGGTGACAAGAACTTCTCTACCTTCTGGAAAATCTATTTTTTCTAAAAGCTCAATTCCTCCATGTGAAACTCTGGCCCTTACTGTTGCGGTCATCTCTGCCACCTCCTTTATTGAGTTGCCGGTCGTATTGTTCATAAAAAGTAACTCTTTGAACGTATTTTACTCTAAACCATAATAAATTTCTACTTTTTTATTTGGGATTAGTTTTAACACTAATCCGACAGCCTCGTTAGTTTACTTACGTCTGAGTCTTCAAAGGCTGATTTCATGTTATTTACGAAAATTCCCATAAGAAACACCACTATCATGACGTCAAACAACACTCCGGCCTCTACAACTATAGGGACACCTGGGGCCAAAGACAACGACATCATAAAAGCTCCGTTTTCAAGCACCAGAAATCCCATCACATGACTTATAATCTTCTTTCGCGTTGTTATTATAAGCATTCCTATTATTACGGCAGAGAGTGAGACGCTGAAATTAAGCACATTGATATTGCTCCCGGCCTGTTTCAGTATTGATGATAAAACAAATGACAACGACATTATGATTGTAGAAAGCACCAACATCATAAAGCTGCCAAGAGATGGGTCGGTCTCCCGTTTTATTCCCATTGTTTTAATTATATGACGAATAAACAGAGGCAGTATAGCTGCCTTTACTACAATAGTTTCAAAAGCAATAAACAGAGCGTGAGTTAGTTTTAGAGTTTCCGTCTGTGCTATGGACGCCAAAAAAAGCATAATGCCCTGAACCGATAGTATTATGACAAAAGCTGAAATACGGCTTGTTGTCGCTATGTATAAAATCGTAACTCCAAAGAGTATAACTGCTATTTGGTTAATCATACTTTAAGCACCAACACAGCAAGCACAATCAGAGCAATTCCAGTTGCACCAAACAAAAACTGAGGCACGTAAGAAAGCCTAAGACGAGCAAACAGTGACTCTATCAGCCCAATAGTGAGGGCTATCCCTGACATCAGAAATATGTATAAAAACAGAGACGTAACCGGAGAGACCCATGCAGGAACAATAATACTCGTTATAAGGGTGCTTAACAGCGATATTTTAAGAATAGATGTAAGGTTCATAAAGGCTAAGTCAGGGCCGCTGACGTTAAAAGTTAAAGCGCCGTTAATCATTGAGGGCTCATTAAGAGTTGAGGGGTCACAAACTGGAAGACGGCCTGCCTCAGTCAGTATCAGCATCATAAGTACAATGTTACCACAAACGGCAGGTACAAGCAGCTCTGAGTGTGACCATGCCTGTGCTAAATTGAAAAAAGTGCCGGAAATGGCGGTCGTTACACTATTATCAGGCATGAGAATTACTGAATAAATCTCGGTAAAGGAGCTTTTACCTGTAAGTTGTGCAAGTGTGGCGATAATTATAAAAAATGCAGGTTCAATTAATGCAGAGAACGTAATTTCCCTGCTTGCTCCCATACCTCCGAAACTACCTCCGGTATCAAGCGATGTGATGACTGTAAAGAATTTTGCAGAGGCCAGCGCACAGGCAAAAAATATGAAATCTCCCTTAAAACTCATAACTGCAGCGCCGCCGCTAACTGGAACAACCAAGGCGGCAGCCAACACTGAGGCAAGTGCAAGTGATGGTCCAAATGTGGAGACAAACGAGGCGTTATCACTAACAACCTGTGATTTTTTAAAAAGTCGGATAGTTTCATAAATCGGCTGAAACAAGGGCGCCCCAGACCTGCCAGCCCACAGAGCTTTCACCTTTACAATTACTCCAGACATAAACACCGCCAGAGTAAGCATCAGTGAATATCTAAATAGTGCCTCTGTTACCAAAAAAGCCTCCAAACAGAAATGACAAGAAAAAGAACCAGTGTTATCAGCATATAGAACAGGTAGTGTCCAATGTGTCCGGTCTGAATCCATGCAAATAAGTCGTAAAAACGATTAAGGACTTTAAGTATATTTGTAACTATGTATTGATCAATAAAATCATGATGTTTTGTTTGATAATGAAATCTCTCATGGGGGAAAAAATAGTCTTTTCTTGAAAATTTAGAGGCTCCCGGTATCTGTATTATAGTGCACATGCCGGCATCAGTATCCTCAACAGGAGTCTTATCTATCTCCTCGATTTTCAGCGAGTAAACAGAGTCCTCCTTTGTCACAAGCGGCAGTATCAGATTAATAAGCGGGGCGGTGAGTGACGATGCAGTGTATTGCATCCGGCTGCTTACATTTTCATAACCGCAGTTCCATGTGGGGGCAGTGAGAGTTGTACGTTTTCTGAGTAAAAAGTGTTTAAATCCCAGTATAGCTATTACAAACATCAGAAAAATTAACGAT
Coding sequences:
- a CDS encoding hydrogenase, whose protein sequence is MTSKWLTINNTVAIPRRQIPVLHLSDMMEGIVVQIQQGLRIIQFFGYEAPNGNISVISVLSDDIQNHLTIATAQTERGGRYDSISNSVPAMQLFERNLYEEYGVVPVGHPWLKPVRYGYGTRSAIADYPFYGSSGGEVHETALGPVHGGVTESGHFRFLCHGEDVFNLEIQAGYQHRGVESLFAAGNPMNKSALAESITGDTVIGHVWAHALAMEAMSGVRVSGRAEIIRAIALEFERIAMHLSGLSGISLDIGFLPGASTYGRLRNTVMDTMLLISGCRFGRGLIRPGGVLSDLELRSREQILSIFDAIDRDFEIINEYFFNDPGVQSQLEYMGAVSTEAAWRAGLVGIAAKSSGLPIDARADQPYGVYVKDSIEPVLLKGGDVAARARIRVLETAQSIELLRRWLNMGIMTGSIKEETRLMKADSFVVTIVEGWRGGLTHAAMTGRNSELLHYRVTDPSFHNWIALTLAMRGNGISDFPLCNRSFDLSFSGHDL
- a CDS encoding PIN domain-containing protein, coding for MTTVFVDTSALVAFFDKADEMHLEARSKMEIIKRKKLKLLLTNFIFDEALTLCVTRTNHETAVKMGEFIFSSNIIEIVWLNEELQRKAWEYFKRHSDKIYSFTDCTSFLVMQKMEMQLFFSFDEDFKRAGFMDFSR
- a CDS encoding antitoxin family protein, which gives rise to MTATVRARVSHGGIELLEKIDFPEGREVLVTINEIMNPEKEAVDLNDDDVWENDTFFKLAGIMDSGLGDLAKNHDKYLYGQPDK